The following proteins are co-located in the Sporosarcina pasteurii genome:
- a CDS encoding cell division protein FtsQ/DivIB yields the protein MEKVIDIEERIPSMRERRRRRTNRKFIFIVSVFLIALLVILYFQSPFSRIDKFHVVGAKIYEPSFYTDKSELQVDDSLWGFSAKQVEQRLEKIEGVQKAVVSRKWLRGVQITVTEWKPIAYIENDGQFGLLLENGDVFTPEKLAPEEDAPILNGFTDIDVKKRMTEQLIKMENEVYQLISEILYTGRKEEPDFITVFMDDGYEIKAIIPTFAEKMAYYSAIIAQLDGEEKGVIDMEVGTFFTPYSKIYGVTGNEEEAEEEAEEEEQEQEQEEVEYDEESE from the coding sequence ATGGAAAAGGTTATTGATATTGAAGAAAGAATTCCATCGATGCGTGAAAGGCGACGGAGGAGAACGAATCGGAAGTTCATATTCATCGTATCGGTATTCCTAATCGCTCTTCTCGTCATTCTTTATTTCCAATCACCATTTAGTCGCATTGATAAGTTCCATGTTGTAGGTGCGAAAATCTATGAGCCATCATTTTATACAGACAAAAGTGAACTGCAGGTGGATGATTCTCTGTGGGGATTTTCAGCGAAACAGGTAGAACAGCGACTAGAGAAAATTGAAGGTGTTCAAAAAGCTGTTGTCTCCAGGAAGTGGTTGAGAGGGGTTCAAATCACAGTAACTGAATGGAAACCTATCGCCTATATAGAAAACGATGGTCAATTTGGGCTGTTATTAGAAAATGGTGACGTTTTCACGCCTGAAAAGCTCGCACCAGAAGAGGATGCACCAATTTTAAACGGCTTTACTGATATAGATGTTAAGAAACGAATGACCGAACAGTTAATAAAAATGGAAAATGAAGTTTATCAGTTAATATCTGAAATCCTTTATACAGGGAGGAAAGAGGAGCCGGATTTTATTACGGTATTTATGGATGATGGATATGAGATAAAGGCGATTATCCCTACATTTGCAGAGAAAATGGCCTATTATTCTGCCATCATTGCTCAGTTAGATGGAGAAGAAAAAGGGGTCATTGACATGGAAGTTGGTACTTTCTTTACGCCTTATAGTAAGATTTATGGTGTAACTGGTAATGAGGAAGAGGCAGAGGAAGAGGCAGAGGAAGAGGAACAGGAACAGGAACAGGAAGAGGTCGAATACGATGAGGAAAGCGAGTAG
- the ftsW gene encoding putative lipid II flippase FtsW, with protein MRSLEGKLKVAFVTSALALSCIGLAFVHSAGSYWGTVHYADSSPFIVKQGIYMLVSIGIAAFIMKSPLTSNQKVWTILYYLAIVALVAVKIPGIGAVRNGSQSWIILGPVSLQPAEFIKVALIGKLASSLVETSGKKMFSFKHLWYILLPAALIMLQPDLGSTVILIVSAFVVLFVAGYSLRFFTMIGIAGVGAFIALIATAPYRLDRIKSYIDPWNDPLGTGFQAIQSLFAISPGGLFGHGYGNSRQKYLYLPEPQNDFIFSIIAEESGFIGATIILLLFVVFLIATFGIAIRTEARFSLLVVSGMGAMIFFQTFLNIGVVSGLLPVTGVTLPFISYGGSSLLTTWMAAGVILHFMNNKSGGRLVRHDGHKSK; from the coding sequence ATGCGTTCACTGGAAGGAAAGCTAAAAGTTGCGTTCGTCACTTCGGCGCTCGCACTGTCGTGTATTGGATTGGCATTTGTGCATTCGGCAGGATCCTATTGGGGGACAGTTCATTATGCTGATTCGTCTCCATTCATTGTAAAGCAAGGTATTTACATGTTGGTATCTATTGGAATTGCAGCATTTATTATGAAAAGTCCCTTAACATCCAATCAAAAAGTATGGACGATATTGTATTACTTAGCCATTGTTGCCCTTGTTGCGGTGAAAATACCAGGCATCGGTGCGGTTCGAAATGGATCACAAAGTTGGATTATTCTAGGTCCAGTTAGCTTGCAACCAGCAGAGTTCATTAAGGTAGCCCTGATTGGCAAATTAGCAAGTAGTTTGGTTGAAACAAGCGGGAAAAAAATGTTTAGTTTTAAACATCTTTGGTATATTTTATTGCCAGCTGCACTCATCATGTTGCAACCGGACCTAGGATCCACAGTTATTTTAATCGTCTCTGCATTTGTCGTATTATTCGTCGCTGGCTACTCTTTACGTTTTTTTACGATGATTGGTATCGCTGGGGTAGGGGCTTTTATTGCGCTAATTGCTACAGCGCCTTATCGATTAGACCGGATTAAATCGTATATCGATCCGTGGAACGATCCACTGGGAACTGGGTTTCAAGCAATACAATCTCTGTTTGCGATTTCACCTGGTGGACTATTTGGACACGGATATGGCAACAGTAGGCAAAAATATTTGTATTTACCTGAACCCCAAAATGATTTTATATTTTCCATTATTGCCGAGGAATCAGGGTTTATAGGAGCGACAATTATCCTTCTGTTATTTGTTGTTTTTTTAATCGCAACATTTGGGATAGCGATTCGCACCGAAGCACGCTTTTCTTTACTCGTTGTTTCAGGCATGGGCGCAATGATCTTCTTCCAGACATTTTTAAATATCGGAGTAGTCTCCGGATTACTTCCCGTTACAGGCGTTACACTCCCATTTATTAGTTACGGAGGCTCATCTTTACTAACAACATGGATGGCAGCCGGAGTCATCCTCCACTTTATGAATAATAAAAGCGGAGGGCGCCTGGTTAGACACGACGGGCATAAGTCGAAGTAA
- a CDS encoding DUF881 domain-containing protein yields the protein MRKASSFFDKRGRPILFAIVFLVLGFILAFSYRTFGKDAKHDQLSSAAFLAEEKYREELIEQQERNRELSDDIGVKQEEIRAYERSFLEQEEDHADLVEEAKDLRLLLGVVPAMGQGLRVTLMDAEYDPIEQNPNDYIVHESHIFKVINELRISGAQGISINGQRITHNSYIKCTGPVITIDGKTFPAPFVIEAVGKMDVLHEALYLKGGVIDRLLLDNIVVTTEQIKNLQLAAVGEES from the coding sequence ATGAGGAAAGCGAGTAGTTTTTTTGATAAAAGAGGAAGACCAATACTATTTGCAATCGTGTTCCTCGTATTAGGTTTTATTCTAGCATTTTCTTATAGAACGTTTGGTAAAGATGCGAAGCACGATCAGTTATCGTCCGCTGCGTTTTTGGCAGAAGAAAAATACCGAGAAGAACTTATAGAACAACAAGAACGAAACAGGGAACTTTCCGACGATATCGGCGTCAAGCAGGAGGAGATTAGAGCCTATGAGCGCTCCTTCTTAGAACAAGAAGAAGATCATGCTGACTTAGTAGAAGAAGCGAAAGATCTTCGCCTGCTGCTTGGTGTAGTTCCAGCAATGGGACAAGGCCTTAGGGTTACACTTATGGATGCGGAATATGATCCGATTGAGCAGAACCCAAATGATTATATTGTACATGAAAGCCATATTTTTAAGGTAATTAACGAATTAAGAATTTCAGGCGCTCAAGGAATTTCAATTAATGGGCAACGTATAACGCATAATTCGTATATTAAATGTACAGGTCCTGTCATTACGATTGACGGGAAAACATTTCCGGCTCCGTTTGTTATTGAGGCAGTTGGAAAAATGGACGTATTGCATGAAGCTCTGTATTTAAAAGGTGGCGTGATTGATCGGCTTTTATTGGACAATATCGTCGTAACGACAGAGCAAATTAAAAATCTTCAGTTAGCCGCGGTAGGAGAAGAAAGCTGA
- the murD gene encoding UDP-N-acetylmuramoyl-L-alanine--D-glutamate ligase: MKNTEQFKGQKILVLGLAKSGYAAAKLLHSLGAEVTVNDASPLENNAEASALLKEGVRVICGGHPTDLLDEDFTVIVKNPGIPYTNSMIQQAIEKKIPIWTEIEVAYQISEAPIVGITGSNGKTTTTTLLYHMLSIGNEKPLIAGNIGTVACSVAQEAKEENVIVLEASSFQLMGVETFRPKIAMITNLYDAHLDYHGNFEAYSQAKAQITAHQIDDDFLIYNADQAPVREIAARSNAIKIPFSVEGKKDYGISADEHEIYWNGEPFISRSVIKLPGKHNLENILSAAAAAILLGCEKSAIIDVLSSFTGVKHRMQFVKELHGRKYYNDSKATNTLATKSALAAFDSPIVLIAGGLDRGHSFEELRPYMDNVKAVVALGETKKRFAEFAQSCGIKSVEEATTMEHAVQLAHDLSSEKDIILLSPASASWDEYASFEVRGDKFIDAVMSL, from the coding sequence CTACTCCACTCACTGGGCGCTGAAGTGACAGTAAACGATGCTTCACCTTTAGAGAATAACGCGGAAGCTTCTGCTTTATTAAAAGAAGGTGTTCGAGTAATTTGTGGCGGGCATCCGACTGATTTGTTAGATGAGGACTTTACTGTCATCGTTAAAAATCCTGGAATCCCTTATACGAATAGCATGATTCAACAGGCGATAGAAAAGAAGATTCCGATTTGGACCGAAATTGAGGTTGCTTATCAAATTAGCGAAGCGCCAATTGTCGGGATTACGGGTTCGAATGGAAAAACGACGACGACGACTTTGTTGTACCACATGTTGAGTATTGGGAATGAGAAACCACTCATTGCAGGGAACATAGGAACTGTTGCTTGTTCAGTTGCCCAAGAGGCTAAAGAAGAGAACGTCATTGTGCTAGAAGCGTCTTCATTTCAATTAATGGGGGTTGAAACATTTCGACCTAAAATCGCGATGATTACAAATTTATATGACGCACATCTTGATTATCATGGGAATTTTGAGGCATATAGTCAAGCGAAAGCACAAATTACAGCGCATCAAATCGATGATGATTTCCTGATTTATAATGCCGACCAAGCTCCTGTACGAGAAATTGCGGCACGCTCTAATGCAATTAAAATACCTTTTTCCGTTGAGGGAAAGAAAGACTATGGCATATCAGCAGATGAACATGAAATATATTGGAATGGCGAACCTTTTATTAGTCGTTCAGTTATTAAACTACCAGGAAAGCATAATCTGGAAAATATATTATCTGCGGCAGCTGCGGCAATCTTGCTAGGCTGTGAGAAATCCGCAATTATTGATGTGCTCAGTTCTTTCACGGGGGTAAAGCATCGTATGCAGTTTGTGAAGGAATTACACGGTAGAAAATATTATAACGATTCGAAAGCAACGAACACATTGGCTACTAAAAGTGCGTTAGCCGCTTTTGACAGTCCAATCGTCTTGATAGCTGGCGGCTTGGATCGAGGGCATTCATTCGAAGAACTGAGACCTTATATGGATAATGTGAAAGCTGTTGTCGCGCTTGGTGAAACGAAAAAAAGATTTGCTGAATTTGCCCAGTCGTGTGGAATAAAAAGTGTTGAAGAAGCAACAACAATGGAGCACGCTGTTCAGCTGGCTCACGACTTATCTTCGGAAAAGGATATTATTTTGTTATCGCCAGCAAGTGCAAGTTGGGATGAATATGCAAGCTTTGAGGTACGTGGAGATAAATTTATTGACGCGGTCATGTCCCTTTAA
- the ftsA gene encoding cell division protein FtsA, translating to MSQSELYVSLDIGSSSIKVLIGEVDGETLHVIGVGNVQSSGIRRGTIIDIDATVESIQKAVDQAERMTGMAIHEVVVGIPANGVTLQDVKGVVAVNSENREITDDDLDRVMQSAQVMSVPPEREIVNIIPKQFIVDDYGEITDPRGMIGVRLEMDGTLITTSKTLVHNILRCVERAGLTIREIYLQPLAAGTFALTDDEMNHGTAFIDIGGGSTTIAIFGDDRLMATSVLPIGGDHVTKDLSIVLKTPTEQARKIKHKFGHAFYDDASDDDLFEVPVIGADSKEQYSQRYISEIIGVRLEELFDLVLEELFKMGIKDLPGGVVLTGGITKIEGMLPLARHVLKSRVRIHTPEYIGVREPMYTTAVGLIRYAHMQEEFFGSISDEPAVSTSDDHSFAQAKAQKQTNREHVEKESFMSKARKVFNNFFE from the coding sequence TTGAGCCAATCTGAACTATATGTTTCATTAGATATTGGATCATCGTCAATTAAAGTGTTGATTGGGGAAGTAGATGGTGAAACCCTTCACGTCATTGGAGTAGGGAATGTTCAGTCTTCAGGAATTCGTAGGGGTACGATTATTGATATTGATGCGACTGTAGAGTCGATTCAAAAAGCGGTTGACCAAGCCGAAAGAATGACAGGGATGGCAATACATGAAGTGGTAGTAGGGATTCCTGCTAACGGTGTCACTTTACAAGATGTTAAAGGAGTCGTTGCAGTTAATTCTGAGAATCGGGAAATTACCGATGATGATCTTGATCGTGTGATGCAGTCAGCACAAGTGATGTCTGTTCCACCCGAACGGGAAATTGTGAATATTATTCCAAAGCAATTTATCGTTGATGATTACGGGGAAATTACCGATCCTCGCGGTATGATTGGTGTTCGATTAGAAATGGATGGAACATTGATTACGACGTCTAAAACACTTGTTCATAACATTTTACGATGTGTTGAACGTGCGGGCTTAACAATTCGAGAAATTTATTTACAGCCTCTTGCAGCAGGAACGTTTGCGCTAACGGACGATGAAATGAATCATGGGACAGCTTTTATTGACATCGGTGGAGGCTCAACGACGATTGCTATTTTCGGTGATGATCGACTCATGGCAACTAGTGTACTGCCAATAGGAGGAGACCACGTAACAAAAGATTTATCAATTGTGTTAAAGACACCTACCGAACAAGCAAGAAAAATAAAGCATAAGTTTGGACATGCTTTTTATGACGATGCTTCAGATGATGATTTATTCGAAGTGCCAGTGATTGGTGCAGATTCTAAAGAACAATACAGTCAACGATACATATCGGAAATCATTGGTGTTCGATTAGAAGAGCTTTTCGACCTTGTCTTAGAAGAGTTATTTAAGATGGGGATTAAAGATTTACCAGGCGGCGTCGTCCTAACAGGAGGCATTACGAAGATTGAAGGAATGCTTCCACTCGCTCGCCATGTCCTGAAATCGAGAGTTCGTATTCATACACCTGAATACATCGGTGTACGTGAACCGATGTATACAACAGCAGTTGGTCTAATTCGATATGCGCATATGCAAGAAGAGTTCTTTGGTTCAATTTCTGATGAACCAGCTGTAAGTACAAGTGATGACCATTCATTTGCACAAGCAAAAGCGCAAAAACAGACGAACAGAGAGCACGTAGAAAAGGAAAGCTTTATGTCTAAAGCGAGAAAAGTATTTAATAACTTCTTTGAATAA
- a CDS encoding small basic family protein, with protein sequence MWLPLLGLILGVTFGLLSDIQVSQVYSNYLSIAILAALDSLFGGMRASLQQVYDDKIFVTGFFFNIALAVGLAFLGVHLGLDLYLAAIFAFAVRLFQNIAVIRRILLAKWTDRSKSATGNTNE encoded by the coding sequence ATGTGGCTACCCTTGCTTGGCCTTATATTAGGTGTAACATTTGGTCTTTTATCAGACATACAAGTATCGCAAGTTTACAGTAACTATTTATCAATTGCTATTTTAGCTGCCCTTGACTCCTTATTTGGGGGAATGCGTGCTAGCCTACAGCAAGTATATGATGATAAAATCTTCGTAACAGGATTTTTCTTTAATATCGCTCTAGCAGTTGGACTTGCGTTTTTAGGGGTTCATCTCGGACTTGACTTATATCTTGCAGCAATCTTTGCATTTGCTGTTCGGCTTTTTCAAAATATTGCTGTCATCCGAAGAATATTACTCGCAAAATGGACTGATAGAAGTAAAAGTGCGACCGGAAATACGAATGAATGA
- the ftsZ gene encoding cell division protein FtsZ translates to MLDFDTNIDQLAVIKVIGVGGGGNNAVNRMIEHGVEGVEFIAVNTDAQALNLSEAEVKLQIGTKLTRGLGAGANPEVGKKAAEESREQIEEALRGADMVFVTAGMGGGTGTGAAPVIAQVAKDLGALTVGVVTRPFTFEGRKRQTQAIGGITAMKDSVDTLIVIPNDKLLEIVDKNTPMLEAFREADNVLRQGVQGISDLIAVPGLINLDFADVKTIMSNKGSALMGIGISTGENRASEAAKKAISSPLLETSIDGAKGVLMNITGGSNLSLFEVQEAADIVASASDEDVNMIFGSVINDNLKDEIIVTVIATGFTEEQLISARPTRGTGIGGNAQNRAQSPAREQQVERPMERRREEQEQYKQPEPEPIHAQQNNQADDGLDIPTFLRNRRRR, encoded by the coding sequence ATGCTGGATTTTGATACGAATATTGACCAACTTGCCGTCATTAAAGTAATCGGCGTTGGTGGTGGTGGAAATAATGCAGTAAACCGAATGATTGAGCATGGAGTAGAAGGTGTCGAGTTTATTGCTGTAAATACAGATGCACAAGCGCTTAATCTATCTGAAGCTGAAGTGAAATTACAAATTGGAACAAAGTTAACGCGAGGACTCGGGGCAGGAGCAAACCCGGAAGTTGGAAAGAAAGCAGCAGAAGAAAGTAGAGAACAAATCGAAGAAGCGCTACGCGGTGCAGATATGGTATTCGTTACTGCCGGAATGGGTGGAGGTACAGGAACAGGAGCAGCACCCGTCATCGCGCAAGTTGCAAAAGATTTGGGCGCATTAACAGTTGGTGTTGTGACGCGACCGTTTACGTTTGAGGGCCGAAAGCGTCAAACACAAGCAATTGGTGGAATAACAGCGATGAAAGATTCCGTAGACACATTAATTGTCATTCCAAATGACAAACTACTTGAAATCGTTGACAAGAATACACCAATGCTTGAAGCATTCCGTGAAGCAGATAACGTTCTACGTCAAGGTGTACAAGGTATTTCAGATTTAATTGCAGTCCCAGGACTGATCAACCTAGACTTTGCAGACGTGAAAACAATTATGTCTAATAAAGGCTCTGCACTTATGGGTATCGGGATTTCAACTGGCGAGAACCGAGCATCTGAAGCAGCGAAGAAAGCAATCTCCAGTCCACTACTAGAAACGTCCATTGACGGTGCTAAAGGCGTCCTCATGAACATTACAGGAGGATCCAATTTAAGCTTATTTGAAGTACAAGAAGCAGCAGATATTGTTGCATCAGCATCTGATGAAGATGTCAATATGATATTCGGTTCCGTAATTAATGATAATTTGAAAGACGAAATTATTGTTACTGTGATTGCAACAGGATTTACAGAAGAGCAATTAATTTCAGCAAGACCTACAAGAGGTACAGGAATTGGTGGAAACGCTCAAAATCGTGCACAATCACCTGCTCGTGAACAACAAGTAGAACGTCCGATGGAGCGTCGTCGTGAGGAACAGGAGCAATATAAGCAACCTGAACCGGAACCAATTCATGCGCAACAAAATAATCAAGCGGATGATGGTTTAGATATTCCGACATTTTTAAGAAACCGTCGCCGTAGATAA
- a CDS encoding sigma-E processing peptidase SpoIIGA, whose amino-acid sequence MYGELIIGLNMVFNFTILSFANKMQNVKIGLARLCLASFVGAIPVVFFPVSFWTILVAFISMTVVAFGKSFEPWKKSASMVLIGTLFAGGLLTALQYNVRILGGYQAVIIYAGIAYFALYLIKIKWLDVRTSQHVSELLANSTLHIWGSEIPLTVFVDSGNSCTEPLSGYPVHFIALHAVENYIPHSLKKALFSWNPQGPSTLVDFPEVYRKELRLVRLLTVQGKSWAVGIKYDDWSIEGGGKLDQGFIVITKEDRRYPEGAHVILHVSAMEKIIGERRKEHAK is encoded by the coding sequence ATGTATGGCGAGCTGATTATCGGATTGAATATGGTATTTAACTTTACGATTTTGTCATTCGCAAATAAAATGCAAAATGTGAAAATTGGTCTTGCTCGGCTCTGTTTAGCTTCCTTTGTCGGTGCGATACCAGTTGTTTTTTTCCCAGTTTCATTTTGGACAATTCTTGTCGCTTTTATAAGTATGACAGTTGTTGCTTTCGGCAAGTCATTTGAACCTTGGAAAAAATCAGCCTCAATGGTGCTAATTGGTACGCTATTTGCAGGTGGATTATTGACAGCGTTACAATACAATGTCCGAATTTTAGGTGGTTATCAAGCAGTTATTATCTATGCAGGGATTGCTTATTTTGCGCTTTATCTTATAAAAATAAAATGGCTTGATGTGCGTACTTCGCAACACGTCTCAGAGCTTCTTGCCAATTCAACCCTCCATATTTGGGGGAGCGAAATTCCGTTAACAGTTTTTGTAGATTCAGGAAATAGCTGTACTGAGCCATTATCAGGTTATCCAGTTCATTTCATTGCATTACATGCAGTAGAGAATTATATTCCTCATTCATTAAAAAAAGCTTTATTCTCATGGAATCCACAAGGACCATCTACACTGGTAGACTTTCCTGAGGTATATAGGAAAGAACTCCGTCTTGTCAGGTTATTGACTGTACAAGGCAAATCATGGGCAGTTGGTATTAAATATGATGACTGGTCAATCGAAGGAGGTGGCAAGCTCGATCAAGGTTTTATCGTTATAACAAAAGAAGACCGCCGTTATCCCGAAGGTGCTCATGTGATTTTACATGTCTCTGCCATGGAAAAAATAATAGGCGAAAGGAGAAAAGAACATGCTAAATGA
- a CDS encoding DUF881 domain-containing protein, translating to MRRQLKFMIVLLIVGFMIAIQYNTIQKPEKRDTRDMWAIRNELSNEKKLHSELLKEIRGLDETIRTYESLSDENTGQALKETVEKLHAQAGMTDTEGPGLVIEVEPSPESIALGIGITSISPDLLTRFVNELNRVKWRALEIDGKRYTSLSAIRDINGFTTVNGLNVASPPFTIKVITDTSKDSEMVYNTLQASAIHDDFYLDDLVLRVGEPVNSVKIRGWKESVKNLYLNELPKGE from the coding sequence ATGCGAAGACAACTGAAGTTTATGATCGTTTTGCTCATTGTTGGTTTTATGATAGCGATTCAGTATAATACAATCCAAAAGCCGGAGAAACGTGACACACGCGATATGTGGGCAATTCGAAATGAATTATCAAATGAGAAAAAACTACATTCTGAATTACTTAAAGAGATACGGGGTTTGGATGAGACAATTCGGACCTATGAATCATTAAGTGATGAAAACACAGGACAAGCACTTAAAGAAACTGTAGAAAAACTACACGCACAAGCTGGTATGACAGACACAGAGGGGCCTGGATTGGTCATTGAAGTTGAACCGTCTCCAGAAAGTATTGCGCTAGGTATCGGTATTACAAGTATATCGCCAGATCTTTTGACGCGCTTTGTCAATGAATTAAACCGTGTGAAATGGCGGGCATTGGAAATCGATGGTAAACGATATACCTCCTTAAGTGCAATTCGAGATATCAATGGCTTTACGACTGTCAATGGATTAAATGTTGCCTCGCCACCGTTTACTATAAAAGTGATTACAGACACTTCTAAGGATAGTGAAATGGTGTATAACACATTGCAGGCATCTGCAATTCATGATGATTTTTATTTAGATGATTTAGTGTTAAGAGTTGGAGAACCTGTAAACAGTGTGAAAATTAGAGGTTGGAAAGAAAGCGTTAAAAATTTGTACTTAAATGAATTGCCGAAAGGGGAATAA